The Plasmodium sp. gorilla clade G2 genome assembly, chromosome: 6 genome has a segment encoding these proteins:
- a CDS encoding Sec14 domain containing protein produces the protein MELSKGKVIIEKDINEHTIDDEVFLFEPNIDDVYDKNTNLRFIFHNTFITLEEEIAISEFRKYCKSRCLKINKIYFENECLRYLYSAQFDFSKAMELIKSNYEFRLSSILPIKEKDVIFYINKGVMYWHGRDKKCRPILIINLLKVELLSIDDLSNLFFFCFEFFLKYLCIPGKIENYISIIDCSGISISKFPMTTFMKLLEIMNSKYRCRLFRMYILEAPKILKTFGKSFLNFAPTYMTKKLKILDNNFPDYLREEILSTQLEKKYGGIQEDKINNFYPFHFYPNCYISQQQKSKTQDNKTVIEKKINIFNNDHIYNIFLSGYSMHVILVQKDSRIIDNHRNTDILINDSNSANLERTVCIEGDTSDNHKEDVNITNNNIKKCMVKSMSIDSLKNISNDSLKNISNDSLKNISNDSIKYVSNDSLKNISNDSLKNISNDSIKHNNSDHHNNYYHKRKKKKKKKHIVLNEEELLLQQQFVNYMKNEEYDIENLNILKNNKFINFKNKYVVHIDSIHKWIFKIKNLFLSNITINYITKRFPFLKDVILVKSNFRSINEYIKYLKENVPPEIITPHQTVCTNNECDEEDNEKGKSNIIIKNNMCEKEVEIKNERIHNDPSTDKTINKFENTQRLSSIKYVDDNSNIKMTNDKDDPNIMLETEKGLKIKKNKNKNKYKTSHVNTSKEYNYPEINIYNNCESIFDEFIKSSSTEKNKKKGFKENNNNNNIDNNNNNNMIMMNKKKGEYENPCCDKKSSKKKGIQDVKQIYKEGEMNEEKGKLKQDSETKGRLKQPFKIKVTDRLFKEREDMEKNEKREYIEKKILGKVTMNFSPCDKETQRKNNKKKKKKKEKDDVKFIPVCKDELRNILSKEYVENSNINCDNMTCESNTFCDNSKSENYIPIDNKSNNNKKSSISIKSIFPKRLDHALSKYKKYSTTSISTRLSRSSYNKFVSEDKNEENNFDNIAINDTYQNKVSFFSQVSLSTGNITNTVDFETNKNEKKNDMNFKSINVDNSNKTVHSDVPEKKSRKRLSKIKIIGLQFFNKQSSRR, from the coding sequence ATGGAACTTTCAAAAGGAAAAGTTATTAttgaaaaagatataaatgaacataCCATAGATGATGAAGTGTTTTTGTTTGAACCTAATATTGATGATGTGTATGATAAGAATACAAATTTAcgttttatatttcataatacatttataacATTAGAAGAAGAAATAGCTATAAGTGAATTTAGAAAATATTGTAAGAGTAGATgcttaaaaattaataaaatatattttgaaaatgaATGTTTacgttatttatattcagCACAATTTGATTTTTCTAAAGCCATggaattaataaaaagtaaTTATGAATTTAGGTTATCATCTATTTTAccaataaaagaaaaagatgttatattttatataaataaaggaGTTATGTATTGGCATGGGAGAGATAAAAAGTGTAGGccaatattaattattaatttattaaaagttGAATTATTAAGTATAGATGATTTatctaatttattttttttctgttttgaattttttctaaaatatttatgtatccCAGGAAAAATAGAAAACTATATATCAATAATTGATTGTTCTGGTATATCTATATCAAAATTTCCTATGACAACTTTTATGAAATTGTTAGAAATTATGAATTCTAAATATAGATGTAGATTATTTAGAATGTATATTCTTGAGGCAcctaaaattttaaaaacattTGGCAAATCATTTCTAAATTTTGCACCTACCTATatgacaaaaaaattaaaaatattagataataattttcCAGATTATTTAAGAGAAGAAATATTATCAACacaattagaaaaaaaatatggaggAATTCAAGaagataaaattaataatttttatccaTTCCACTTTTATCCAAATTGTTATATATCACAACAACAAAAAAGCAAAACTCAAGATAATAAAACagttattgaaaaaaaaataaatatttttaataatgatcatatttataatatatttctatctGGTTATTCTATGCATGTAATATTAGTGCAGAAGGATTCTAGGATAATTGATAATCATAGGAATACggatattttaattaatgaTTCAAATTCTGCAAATTTGGAAAGGACTGTATGTATAGAAGGAGATACTAGTGACAACCATAAGGAAGatgtaaatataacaaacaataatataaagaagtGTATGGTAAAAAGTATGAGTATTGAtagtttaaaaaatattagtaatgatagtttaaaaaatattagtaatgatagtttaaaaaatattagtaATGATAGCATAAAATATGTTAGTAATGATagcttaaaaaatattagtaATGATagcttaaaaaatattagtaATGATAGCATAAAACACAACAACAGTGATCATCATAATAACTATTATCacaaaaggaaaaagaagaagaaaaaaaaacatatcgttttaaatgaagaagaattattattacaacaaCAATTTgtgaattatatgaaaaatgaagaatatgatattgaaaatttgaatattttaaaaaataataaatttataaattttaaaaataaatatgttgtACATATAGATAGTATACATAAATggatttttaaaataaaaaatttatttctatctaatataacaattaattatattacgAAACGTTTCCCATTTTTAAAAGATGTGATACTTGTTAAATCAAATTTTAGATCTATAAAtgagtatataaaatatttgaaagaAAATGTACCACCTGAAATTATTACTCCTCATCAGACTGTTTGTACAAATAATGAATGTGATGAAGAGGATaatgaaaaaggaaaaagtaatataataataaaaaataatatgtgtgAAAAGGAAGTAGAAATCAAAAATGAAAGGATACATAATGATCCTTCTACAgataaaacaataaataaattcgAAAATACTCAACGTTTAAGTAGTATCAAATATGTAGatgataatagtaatataaaaatgacgAATGATAAAGATGATCCAAATATTATGTTAGAAACAGAAAAAggtttaaaaataaaaaaaaataaaaataagaacaaATACAAAACATCACATGTTAATACttcaaaagaatataattatccagagattaatatatataataactgTGAATCTATTTTTgatgaatttataaaatctTCATCGACGGAgaagaataaaaagaaaggTTTTAaagagaataataataataataatattgataataataataataataatatgataatgatgaataAAAAGAAGGGTGAATATGAGAATCCTTGTTGTGATAAAAAAAgttctaaaaaaaaaggtatacAAGAtgttaaacaaatatataaagaggGAGAAatgaatgaagaaaaagGCAAATTAAAACAAGACAGTGAAACAAAAGGACGTTTAAAACAACCATTTAAAATCAAGGTAACAGATAGGTTATTTAAAGAAAGAGAagatatggaaaaaaatgagaaaagggaatatatagaaaaaaaaattctagGTAAAGTGACTATGAATTTCTCTCCATGTGATAAGGAGAcacaaagaaaaaataataagaaaaaaaaaaaaaaaaaggaaaaggatGATGTAAAATTTATACCTGTATGTAAAGATGAATtgagaaatatattatcaaaagaATATGTGGaaaatagtaatattaatTGTGATAATATGACATGTGAAAGTAATACATTTTGTGATAATTCAAAAagtgaaaattatatacctATAGATAATAagtctaataataataaaaaaagttcTATTAGTATAAAATCTATATTTCCGAAGAGACTTGATCATGCcctttcaaaatataaaaaatattctacAACATCTATAAGTACTAGATTATCTAGAagttcatataataaatttgtttctgaagataaaaatgaagaaaacaattttgataatattgCCATTAATGATACATATCAAAATAAGGTCAGTTTCTTTAGTCAAGTTTCTTTATCAACAGGTAATATAACTAATACTGTTGATTTTGAAACAAataagaatgaaaaaaaaaacgataTGAATTTCAAGTCAATAAATGTCgataattcaaataaaacTGTACATTCAGATGTGCCTGAGAAGAAAAGTAGAAAAAGGTTgagtaaaattaaaattatcggccttcaattttttaataaacaaTCGTCAAGAAGATAA
- a CDS encoding pyruvate kinase, producing the protein MSSFKYKNSAAGASMQSAANITLRQILEPNNVNLRSKKTHIVCTLGPACKSVDTLVKLIDAGMDICRFNFSHGSHEDHKEMFNNVLKAQELRPNCLLGMLLDTKGPEIRTGFLKNKEVHLKEGSKLKLVTDYEFLGDETCIACSYKKLPQSVKPGNIILIADGSVSCKVLETHEDHVITEVLNSAVIGERKNMNLPNVKVDLPIISEKDKNDILNFAIPMGCNFIAASFIQSADDVRLIRNLLGPRGRHIKIIPKIENIEGIIHFDKILAESDGIMIARGDLGMEISPEKVFLAQKLMISKCNLQGKPIITATQMLESMTKNPRPTRAEVTDVANAVLDGTDCVMLSGETAGGKFPVEAVTIMSKICLEAEACIDYKLLYQSLVNAIETPISVQEAVARSAVETAESIQATLIIALTETGYTARLIAKYKPSCTILALSASDSTVRCLNVHRGVTCIKVGSFQGTDIVIRNAIEIAKQRNMAKVGDSVIAIHGIKEEVSGGTNLMKVVQIE; encoded by the exons atgagttCATTTAAGTACAAAAACTCCGCCGCAGGTGCCAGTATGCAAAGTGCTGCTAACATAACCTTGAGACAAATTTTAGAACCCAATAATGTGAACTTACGTTCTAAGAAAACACACATTGTATGTACCTTAGGTCCAGCATGTAAATCTGTTGACACTCTTGTTAAATTAATTGATGCAG gtATGGATATTTGCCGTTTTAACTTTTCTCACGGTAGCCATGAAGATCATAAGGAAATGTTTAACAACGTTTTAAAAGCTCAAGAATTGAGACCCAACTGCTTATTAGGAATGTTGTTAGATACTAAAGGACCAGAAATCAGGACAgggtttttaaaaaataaagaagttCATTTAAAAGAAGGtagtaaattaaaattagtAACAGATTATGAATTCTTAGGTGATGAAACTTGTATAGCATGTTCATATAAGAAATTACCACAAAGTGTTAAGCcaggaaatattatattaatagcTGACGGATCAGTAAGTTGTAAAGTTTTAGAAACACATGAAGATCATGTTATTACAGAAGTATTAAATTCAGCTGTTATTGGTGaaaggaaaaatatgaatttacCAAACGTTAAGGTTGATTTACCAATTATTAGTGAAAaggataaaaatgatatactAAATTTTGCTATACCAATGGGTTGTAATTTTATTGCTGCCTCATTTATTCAATCAGCCGATGATGTCCGTTTAATTAGAAACTTATTAGGACCAAGAGGAAGACATATCAAGATTATTCCcaaaattgaaaatattgaAGGTATTATTCACTTCGATAAAATCTTAGCTGAATCTGATGGTATTATGATTGCAAGAGGAGATTTAGGAATGGAAATTTCTCCAGAAAAGGTCTTCTTGGCCCAAAAATTGATGATATCAAA ATGTAATTTACAAGGTAAACCAATTATCACAGCCACTCAAATGTTAGAATCCATGACCAAGAACCCAAGACCAACAAGAGCAGAAGTTACAGATGTAGCTAATGCTGTTTTAGATGGTACTGATTGTGTTATGCTTTCAGGAGAAACTGCAGGTGGTAAATTTCCAGTTGAAGCTGTAACCATTATGTCCAAAATATGTTTAGAAGCTGAAGCATGTATtgattataaattattatatcaatCATTGGTAAATGCAATTGAAACACCAATTAGTGTACAAGAAGCTGTAGCTAGATCAGCTGTAGAAACTGCAGAATCTATTCAAGCAACTTTAATTATAGCTTTAACAGAAACAGGTTATACTGCAAGATTAATAGCCAAATATAAGCCAAGTTGTACCATCTTAGCTCTTAGTGCATCTGATTCAACTGTTAGATGTTTGAACGTACACAGAGGTGTTACATGCATTAAAGTAGGTTCATTCCAAGGAACTGATATTGTTATAAGAAATGCTATTGAAATTGCAAAACAAAGAAATATGGCAAAAGTTGGTGATAGTGTTATTGCTATTCACGGAATTAAAGAAGAAGTATCTGGAGGTACCAACTTAATGAAAGTTGTCCAAATtgaataa
- a CDS encoding mitochondrial ribosomal protein L46 precursor, putative — protein MVKWLIEKRISQKILTLNNVLYRNIKNYSIFVNKKEHEIYQNNEYNENNEDDMLTKINIEDGKKLIVVHEKYKIQVSLCIDRFPINYVQEKFEEDFQNFKDEWLIKTNNNLDVNEEFFHMKYNLSNLNEKQKEKDNNNDDDDSNERDELDEQNEHKNDNTYNNNNTENKFDNIRDNNVNNMESINELSMEDENLEKLFSLEGIQDIFKKKEEKKKSHEKDKKNKKDENINEYDYKNIKRKPNDFLYLLVKYKHLNKWMFPIMDFKKNYSIRQNLQYLCMQQLKCNTLPFFIGYSPCTYEKRKFKTPLIENEIIGRKIFYYRAHYIKQHTTWNVSMNQDIQDIAWVTRAELKKFLSPNRYYVIKDALPLT, from the coding sequence ATGGTTAAATGGCTTatagaaaaaagaatatcacaaaaaatattaactctgaataatgtattatatagaaatataaaaaattatagtatttttgtaaataaaaaagaacatgaaatatatcaaaataatgaatataatgaaaataatgaggATGATATgttaacaaaaataaatatagaagatgggaaaaaattaatagtTGTCCatgagaaatataaaatacaagTGTCTTTATGTATAGATAGATTTCCTATAAATTATGTTCAGGAAAAATTTGAAGAAGATTTTCAGAATTTTAAAGATGAATGGTTAATAAAAACGAATAACAATTTAGATGTAAATGAGgaattttttcatatgaaatataatttaagtaatttaaatgaaaaacaaaaagagaaagataataataatgatgatgatgatagtAATGAAAGGGATGAATTGGATGAACAAAATGAACATAAGAATgacaatacatataataataataatacagaaaataaatttgataatataagAGATAATAATGTGAACAATATGGAATCTATAAATGAATTATCTATGGAGGATGAAAATTTAGAAAAACTATTTTCTTTAGAAGGTATAcaagatatatttaaaaaaaaagaggaaaaaaaaaaaagtcatgaaaaagataagaaaaataaaaaggatgaaaatattaatgaatatgattataaaaatataaaacgaAAACCAaatgattttttatatttattggtGAAATACAAACACTTAAATAAATGGATGTTCCCGATTAtggattttaaaaaaaattattcaataAGACAAAATTtacaatatttatgtatgcaACAATTAAAATGTAATACATTACCATTTTTTATAGGTTATTCACCTTGTACCTatgaaaaaaggaaatttaAAACTCCACTTATAGAAAACGAAATTATAGgaagaaaaattttttattatagggctcattatataaaacaacaTACAACATGGAATGTTTCAATGAATCAAGATATACAAGATATAGCTTGGGTAACACGTgctgaattaaaaaaatttctatCACCTAATAGGTATTATGTTATAAAAGATGCTTTACCCTTAACATAA
- a CDS encoding ankyrin-repeat protein, putative produces the protein MKVIDQSNNTCNNTSQNREVTEDGVNKYILNKLILIFNNNIKCIPPNEESYDIEIDNIQREKKCKENEELIMSTDEVSGNNEKKNSVVENNGLKENTTCPTETSNLNNNNNNINNVSITINNINSDNSNNDDSNNNINNDNSNNNCNNNSNNNSNNNSNNNSNNNSSNNNISSENNNCINGTNNNMSNNNNSINIFEKDDINQMHEKESNFIAQLKRENGLDILNKENLLEKTHSISINDLFKLNSDICFNIDSTLKKNNLGELLANENAPRKNEKWKRYIKNIEPFLDVHTIINLCQTCKFFYKRKFKVAYNRLIFNSYLGYNPKVLYEYVFPIIYRHLHRSVRRRLCLDFTLCTLIKDITVANILNEIYNFESLNTKHLFIYNLQEIYFDYCHHLTDKTLEVLAQTRLPSLKTLSIKCVRNKYLTCAPLTVMLKKSNWPVFTNFICSFSNAWLEPIFIVSNFIINRANNQNHIIYHKLKNLKKTLENMKNFDNTSICTSYDELNKKIINDNNRFNFMSLQSCTANNISRASFDEEHIAHYNDNIYSCNSNNNNHHMNMNSSHLDAHNDNNNNLSNNNNRKKLKSILNSETECSISQSETNNNFNLFNNFFFNTFKHFGYSTKMQNNVSTKETNLKTTNKKEQESDQLHASNVDGDNDKIFERSADNDDFLKKKNVYESSDKYVESMNIQNNWAYLNNKIKNDYNVNGYNDYNINNNVSLHDKKDILDHFLSSEYYAPSINNNNNNNNKRKDIMTNHQELKKINSKSVSHNDQDKNDSHLKEHSNLLDASNCNDSEKGSLSQGNKYKTKMNNNNNDDDSMSYDDDIYKDVYEYIQEDDNKCVREESGKIDEDKNQKRDKNKGINDHNNNSNIDQYNGKMKKNIHLHGENSLIDNNVERNNSNNNICSNNKKKKLEKKSFEDIKKKSRLCHKKSKLLTAENIFCMNILHNNVNTFDEEEEDDEDEDEEDDEEKNLNKCRCNGKSCIYTTEEINFKCDCDDCPFSNGYKNLITVDDPYIQSHFVQPNLDILGSWGSKCFLESIGLDIYVKGYSVALKNENIKICIKLSKKIQEELYELSKSEKYKNNNLVYLLRDKGSELLSNTPLTIETDDNAGIDMWTLPISLAISKKNRYLFYLVLKGGAKIDIWDYLGKSPLYIACEHECKEFVEVLLEERRKRTKRNNIIQYAYKTCTNADNDKDEALPNNNNNNNNNNNNNNNNNNNNNNNNNIVPSGYNNDKIEDLKKSFSSEKYSSSKEALEEEVDEECSYDSNNNNSNKNNNEEDVESNNGDTIKKVDNSNTICISPYGNTCDSYYVTYPFDIENGYIPINIAVKKKNFSIVNSLVKNGENLNIICPYVRDYKSPLYLACENNISEIIQLLLENKANPNWCYHNKFTPILLAYNLNKAWVNHFIDAGAGEKPCDRHILTEVLSCAIFKNDLSTVQLLLKKYPQLIQKGHNLWSLPFIQAAKLERLNILKYLYSLKKEIIDQLDAENVLSPIHVAAEEGNVEVLKFLLENEVNINLTNKYHQNALHIACLENQEKIVHYLLSHNIDINCKDNINGECPLMICIRTRNENLALLILNEGKNINYNLTNIHGETSLIYSIFYGLYDVADILMKRGADVSVRDINGDKSYNVACERVLSHKACKKVLKKFLKLYRSQNKNFLPKNSKINKKNKFYQSYQTLNQSFLSIFRIKKEKKSKMRSYSIENESIH, from the coding sequence atgaaagtAATTGATCAAAGTAATAATACTTGTAATAATACTTCTCAAAATAGAGAAGTAACAGAAGATggagtaaataaatatattttaaacaaattaatattaatatttaataataacatcAAGTGTATTCCACCGAATGAAGAATCTTATGATATAGAAATTGATAATATtcaaagagaaaaaaaatgtaaagaaAATGAGGAGCTTATAATGAGTACAGATGAAGTATCTGGaaataatgagaaaaaaaattctgtAGTAGAAAATAATggattaaaagaaaatacaacGTGTCCAACAGAAACGAGCAaccttaataataataataataatattaataatgtgagtattactattaataatattaatagtgataatagtaataatgatgatagtaataataatattaataatgataatagtaataataattgtaataataatagtaataataatagtaataataatagtaataataatagtaataataatagtagcaataataatattagcaGTGAAAATAATAACTGTATCAACGgcacaaataataatatgagtaataataataatagtattaaCATTTTTGAAAAAGATGATATTAATCAGATGCATGAAAAAGAGAGCAATTTTATTGCACAattaaaaagagaaaatggattggatatattaaataaagaaaatttattagaaaaaacTCACAGTATTAGTATTaatgatttatttaaattaaattcagatatatgttttaatattGATAGtacattaaaaaagaataactTAGGTGAATTATTAGCTAACGAAAATGCACCtagaaaaaatgagaaatggaaaagatatataaaaaatattgaacCATTTTTAGATGTACAtactattattaatttatgtcaaacatgtaaatttttctataaaagaaaatttaagGTTGCATATAATagattaatatttaatagttATTTAGGATATAATCCTAAagtattatatgaatatgttTTTCCAATTATATATAGGCATTTACATAGATCAGTAAGAAGAAGGTTATGTCTTGATTTTACATTGTGTACATTAATTAAAGATATTACTGTTgctaatatattaaatgaaatatataatttcgaATCCTTAAATACtaaacatttatttatttataatttacaagaaatttattttgattattgtCATCATTTAACTGATAAAACATTAGAAGTGTTAGCTCAAACAAGGCTACCTTCCTTAAAAACATTAAGTATTAAGTGTGttagaaataaatatttaacatGCGCACCTTTAACAgttatgttaaaaaaaagtaattgGCCTGTATTTACAAATTTTATTTGCTCCTTTTCAAATGCTTGGTTAGAACCTATTTTTATCGTAtccaattttattattaatagggcaaataatcaaaatcatataatatatcacaaattaaaaaatttaaaaaaaacattagaaaatatgaaaaatttcGATAATACTAGTATATGTACTAGTTatgatgaattaaataaaaaaataattaatgatAACAATAGATTTAATTTTATGAGTTTACAAAGTTGCACAgcaaataatataagtagAGCAAGTTTTGACGAAGAACATATAGCacattataatgataatatatattcatgtaatagtaataataataatcatcataTGAATATGAATTCTTCTCATCTTGATGctcataatgataataataataatttaagtaataataataataggaaaaaattaaaatccATATTAAACAGTGAAACAGAATGTAGTATTAGTCAATcagaaacaaataataattttaatttatttaataatttcttttttaataccTTTAAACATTTTGGTTACTCCACAAAAATGCAAAATAATGTGAGTACAAAAGAAACAAATCTAAAaacaacaaataaaaaagagcAAGAATCGGATCAATTGCATGCTTCTAATGTTGATGGagataatgataaaatatttgaaagGAGTGCAGATAATgatgattttttaaaaaaaaaaaatgtttatgaATCAAGTGACAAATATGTAGAATCGATGAATATCCAGAATAATTGGGCTTatcttaataataaaattaaaaatgattaCAATGTAAATGgatataatgattataatattaataacaatGTTAGTTTGCATGACAAAAAAGATATTCTAGATCATTTCTTATCTAGTGAGTATTACGCTCcaagtattaataataataataataataataataaaaggaaaGACATTATGACAAATCAtcaagaattaaaaaaaattaattcaaAATCGGTTAGTCATAATGATCAAGATAAAAACGATAGTCATTTAAAGGAACATAGCAACCTATTGGATGCATCAAATTGTAATGATTCAGAAAAGGGTTCATTATCACaaggaaataaatataaaactaaaatgaacaataataataatgatgatgattccATGagttatgatgatgatatatataaagatgtatatgaatatattcaagaagatgataataaGTGTGTAAGAGAAGAAAGTGGAAAAATtgatgaagataaaaatcaaaaaaggGATAAAAATAAGGGTATAaatgatcataataataatagtaatatagaTCAATATAATGGaaagatgaaaaagaatattcATTTACATGGTGAAAATAGCCTAATAGATAACAACGTTGAAAggaataatagtaataataatatttgtagtaataataagaagaaaaaattagaaaagaAATCTTTTGAAGATATCAAAAAGAAGAGTAGACTTTGTCATAAGAAATCAAAATTATTAACAGCAGAAAATATATTCTGtatgaatattttacataataatgttaatacATTTGATGAAGAGGAAGAAGATGATGAGGATGAAGATGAggaagatgatgaagaaaagaatttaaataaatgcAGATGTAATGGTAAAAGTTGTATATATACAACAGaagaaattaattttaaatgtgATTGTGATGATTGTCCATTTTCTAAtggttataaaaatttaataacaGTAGATGATCCATATATACAATCTCATTTTGTACAGCCTAATTTAGATATTTTAGGTTCATGGGGTAGTAAATGTTTTCTAGAAAGTATTGGAttagatatatatgtaaaggGATATAGTGTAGcattaaaaaatgagaatataaaaatatgtattaaattaAGTAAGAAAATACAAgaagaattatatgaattaagCAAAAGTgaaaagtataaaaataataatcttgTATATTTACTTAGAGATAAAGGTAGTGAATTATTATCTAATACACCTTTAACAATAGAAACAGATGATAATGCAGGAATAGATATGTGGACTTTACCTATATCTTTGGCTATTAGTAAAAAGAatagatatttattttatttggtATTAAAGGGAGGAGCCAAAATTGATATATGGGATTATTTAGGAAAGTCTCCTTTATATATTGCATGCGAACATGAGTGTAAGGAATTTGTTGAGGTATTATTAGAAGAAAGAAGAAAACGAACAAAGcggaataatataatacaatatgCTTATAAAACGTGTACTAATGCGGATAATGATAAAGATGAGGCCCTACCAAacaataacaacaataataataataataataacaacaacaataataataataataacaacaataataataataatattgtgcCATCTGGATATAATAATGACAAAATagaagatttaaaaaaaagttttaGCTCTGAAAAATATAGTAGTAGTAAAGAAGCCTTGGAAGAAGAAGTGGATGAAGAATGTTCATATgacagtaataataataatagtaataaaaataataatgaagaagatgTGGAATCTAATAATGGAGACACTATAAAAAAAGTAGATAATTCAAATACTATATGTATTAGTCCATATGGTAATACTTGTGATAGTTATTATGTTACTTATCCATTTGATATAGAAAATGGATATATTCCTATAAATATAGctgtaaagaaaaaaaactttTCTATTGTAAATTCTTTAGTTAAAAATGGAGAAAAtctaaatattatttgtccATATGTAAGAGATTATAAATCTCCTTTATATTTAGCatgtgaaaataatattagtgAAATTATACAACTCTTGTTAGAAAATAAAGCTAATCCTAATTGGTGttatcataataaatttaCACCAATTTTATTagcatataatttaaataaggCATGGGTAAATCATTTTATCGATGCAGGGGCTGGAGAAAAACCATGTGATAGACATATATTAACTGAAGTATTATCATGTgctatatttaaaaatgatttatCAACTGTTCAgttgttattaaaaaaatatcctCAACTAATACAAAAAGGACACAATTTATGGTCCTTACCATTTATTCAAGCAGCCAAATTAGAGagattaaatattttaaaatatttatattccttaaaaaaagaaattatcgATCAGTTGGATGCCGAAAATGTATTATCTCCTATTCATGTTGCTGCGGAAGAAGGGAATGTGGAAGTATTAAAATTTCTCTTAGAAAATGAAGTAAACATTAATCTAACCAATAAATATCATCAAAATGCCTTACATATAGCTTGTCTAGAGAATCAGGAAAAAATCgtacattatttattaagtcataatatagatattaattgtaaagataatattaatggtgAATGTCCATTAATGATATGCATAAGAACAAGAAACGAAAACCTAGCTTTATTAATTTTGAatgaaggaaaaaatatcaaTTATAATCTTACCAATATACATGGAGAAAcatctttaatatattccattttttatgGTTTATATGATGTTGCAGATATTTTAATGAAAAGAGGAGCTGATGTATCTGTACGTGATATTAATGGTGACAAATCTTATAACGTTGCTTGTGAAAGAGTATTATCTCATAAAGCATGTAAAaaggttttaaaaaaattcctTAAATTGTATCGCTcacaaaataaaaacttCTTACCAAAGAATagtaaaattaataaaaaaaataaattctaTCAATCCTATCAAACTTTAAACCAGAGCTTTTTAAGTATATTCcgtataaaaaaggaaaagaagAGTAAAATGAGGTCCTATTCAATAGAAAATGAAAGTATTCactaa